From the Lactuca sativa cultivar Salinas chromosome 9, Lsat_Salinas_v11, whole genome shotgun sequence genome, the window TCTTCATGATCCCTCTGATCATCAATATGTCTATATCTTCACTAAAGGCttctttaatttttgttttacGAGTTTCGGTTGAGTTTGAATGTTCACACCATTCCTCTTTATAAAATTTTATAGAGAaaaattagtgtgtgtgtgtgtgtttgtgtttatatatatatatatatatatatatatatatatatatatatatatatatatatatatatatatatatatataaattaaggcGGATAAACCTATTTTGCATAATTGAGAATATTatttattaaggtaattaatttttcggtttgttcacatctgggtaactatgtttttttgtatacatctaggtaacgaacttgttggaagtgttcacatatgatcaTTATGACTTGCtatagatgtgtacaaaaaaacatagttacccagatgtgtacaaaaaaacatAAGGCGGATAAACCTATTTTGCATAATTGGGAATAttacttattaaggtaattaacttttcggtttgttcaCACTTGGATAACtatatttttttgtacacatctaggtaacgaacttgttggaATTGTTCACATATGATCATTATAACttgctatagcaggtcataatggtcatatgtgaatacTTCCAACAAGTTCATTACCTAGATGTATACAAAAAATAATTACCCAAATATAAACAACGAAgagtaagagtaaattacacgaatggtccctgtggtttggggggatttgtgcgtttggtccccaacttattattattttttaactcggatgatccctattatttatttttgttgcgtAGTTGGTCCATGTCTtccctaaaaagactattgtgcccttattaattgattttctcatttatgtattttttatatatttaaaaaaattaatatatgttATATATCTATATCTCTTTACCGTAAACCTGAAACaatatttgagaaatttaatcTGGCTCCTATCGGTTACCATGCCATCTTTCATCTTCATCAACTTATATTTCCTTCTTATCTTCAGTAACATCGACGTCTTCATCATCTTTTTTTTCGGTCCTTCAATTTTAGCGAACCATCACCACAACCCACTGACTCTTCATCTTTACTGGGTTGTGGTTTTGGTTCACCGGATTTGACGGACCAAAAAAGAAGGGATTGTGAAGACATCGATGTCATTaaagatgaaaagaaaataaaagttgAGTAGGATGAGAGATGGTATGGTGACCGGTGGGACTGAgattaaatttctcaaatattGTTTCAGGTTTACGGTGAAGTGATATAGATATATAgggtttattaatttttttaaatatataaaaaataattatataaataagaaaactaattaaaaaaataaactaataaggtcacaatagtctttttaggtaagacaaagaccaaaaACACAACAAAAATAAGTTACAATAATAAGTTAGGGACGAAACGTACAAATCCctccaaaccacagggaccattcgtgtaatttattcTTACTTTTTGTTGTTTATATTTGGGTAAGTGGTTTTTTTATAAATCTAGGCAACGAACTTTTTAAAAATGTTCACATATGACTATTATGACCTGCTATAACAGGACATAAtgatcatatgtgaacactttctacaagtttgttgatgtatataaaaaatatagTTATCcagatataaacaaaacgaaaaaTTAATTATCTTAATAAGTAatatttcttaattttttttccttGTAATCtggtatttatatattaaaataagaaGATATTGATTGACGGGAAATACATTATAATGTTATATCAAAAACTTATTAAAAGTCCTTACAAAAGATACCGATATTGGAGAAAATAATTAACAAAATGAGAAACGACATCATATTTGGCAATGATACATACGACAACTTATTTTCTTAAAAAGTTCCCAccataaaaaagaaaagaaaacttaAAAAGGATAAAAATATATGTATTTCATAATAATTAGAAATTGGCCTTCTCTCCATTGCAGAAACATAGTCCGAGAATCTACTTATGTCCATTTTGCAGGGACATAATATGTAAAATTTCTATTTGGTAATGACCATTTTTCTAATAgactaaaaaatatattatttaaacacATTGATCATTTCTATAAAAAATGTGTAAGAATATTTTCTCTAAATTATAGGAaaattttttgtaatttattttctatatAGAAACCAAAATTGCCGATATACAAAAAATATTGTGGCCAAAGTCTAaagctcaaaaaaaaaaaaagttataggaATATTTTTCTGTAAATTAAATAGACAACTTTTGTAATTTATTTGTATATAGAAGCCAAACTTGTTAAATTGTATGAACAAATCAAAAATCCTGAAGTTTACTATTTATAGATTACTTGCTTTTTATtatacataataataatactagcAAAGCAATAATATTTTgatgcacaaattcacaatatatgattttttctaattgtttttattttttcttaaaaaattatgatatttttgtggtgcaaattttctaaaaacaattTCGTAGTAATACATAATTTTGGAGTGGTCTTATTATAGCAAGTCATATAAAAAATCAACTAGCATTGTCAATTTTATAACATCTTCCCATTTGGTATTTTGTATGATTATTTCATCTTATAATTATAAATGTCTAAGTTATCGTAGTATTTGTTATATAAAaaaactaggtgtaagacccgtgtaatacacgggtttattaaaaataaaaatttaatatcaacatttaaacattaaatttaatatcaatatcaattttagagctctcattaattatgacatttattacattataaatatatcaattcTTTTTCAAAGAAACATTTATTTCTCTTAATATTATAACGgaaataagttataatatatgaaCAAATAAGAAAATTACATGTggaaataaataaattctaaatATCTATTAGAATGACATGTATCCAAATCAATGAGGACATGACATAATAAAAACATGACATGAGACAGAAAATAGGTTTTATTTATTAGCATAGAAACTCTTGAGAACTTATTTATTTATAGTGGTGGAGTAAATAAGTTACTCTTTTCCGGTAAAAGCGCCGTCTTTATCCTGACGATGTCTCCTCCGCTCCATATATATAGAGTTGCGTCCTTTATTCTCATACTCAACCTCCCCATTTCTTCTTCATAATCATTCATCTCCCAATTTCAATCTTTCTCAACATTTCCCACATAACAATTTCATCAATTCCCCCAAAAAACTAATAAAGATGACTGCTTGTATCCACAGTTCAAGAACACAAGTTATCGAATTCGAATGTAATCAAAACTACGCCAAATTCTGCAGATCCGATTACCCTGATCAGTTTTCCTGCAAACCCATCTGCAAGATCAATGTATACACACATCAAGATTACGATGATCTATGGCCGAAAATGAAAGACGAAGCTAGATCCGATATCGATCAAGAACCCATCTTGTCAAACTACTATCTCACCTCAATCTTATCTCATTCTTCAATGGAAAGCGCTTTAGCTAATCTCATCTCAATGAAACTGAGTAATTCCAGTTTACCTAGTGCAACCCTATACGATCTTTTCATGGGTGTCCTCACAGAAGATCGAGAACTCGTTAACGCTGTTAAAGACGATTTAAGAGCTGTAAAGGAAAGGGACCCAGCTTGTATAAGCTACGTACACTGTTTCTTGAACTTTAAAGGCTTTCTCGCTTGTCAAGCTCATAGAATAGCACATCATCTATGGCTACAAGATAGAAAAATCTTAGCGCTTTTGATTCAAGGTAGAGTTTCTGAAGTGTTGGCAGTTGATATACATCCTGCCGCAAAGATCGGAAGGGGGATAATGCTTGATCATGCCACCGGAGTTGTGATCGGAGAAACTGCAGTCATCGGAAACAATGTTTCCATTTTGCATAATGTGACATTGGGTGGAACTGGAAAGAGTAATGGCGATCGGCATCCTAAGATTGGTGATGGGGTTTTGATCGGTGCAGGGAGTTGTGTTTTGGGTAATATTAGGATCGGAGATTGGGCTAAAATTGGGGCGGGATCGGTGGTGTTGAAAGATGTGCCGGCTAGAACAACCGCCGTTGGAAACCCAGCAAAGTTGATCGGAGGAAAGATGAATCCGGTGAAGCTTGATAAGGTTCCTAGTTTTACTATGGATCATAAGTGGTGTGATTATGTTATTTAGAAAAGATTGTGAATCATATTTCACAAAGGCATGGATTTCTTGATATGAAATTGTAGATCATCAATCAGTATGAGGATAAATTCTAAGCGAGAGTTAACGCTCTCCTGGAagaaatgatgttttgtttaataTAACGTTTTAGTTGTATCAACAATCAAcaatgttgttgtttgttatgatgAATAAAGAATTTCTTTGATGATTGTAAAGAGAGAAATAATTGGGAAGATTTACTTTGGTATTTACATTCCAGCAATAGTATGTATATGTTTCATGGTTCATGGTCATGTAATGCTCCTATAAAGATGTTATTTGCCTAAATACATGTCCTTCCTTCCACACCCAGAAGCACCAAATCCACCTATCTAAACACCCTTTGCTAGATAACATAAACTTCTTCACATAAAAAGAAAACATGATCTGAATTTTCCACCTGTTTATCATATAACGGACATAacataaaagagatatccaaaccTTTGATGCTAAGATTCCACCTGATAAGTAACGATCTATTAACAATCTCCAAATCTAAGGGTAATCCTGAAATTGGTATAATGATGTTTATAGCATGAGAAGTCATTGAAGGAGTTTTTTTACTTTAAACGTTGTactttctaaaaataaaataatgatcCATTGTACTTACAAAAATAATTACCAAAAGAAGGTAATATATATTTACATgggtttttcatttaaattttttgaattattcgGTGCTCTTTCACGTGATTTACTATCTCTATGACTCCATCGTCATTGTTTGTCGCAATGTCATTTTTTTCGGCTACATATCTACACAAATTGTTAGGTATGGATTTGGACTCATCACATTCTCTCGTATCTCATCGACGGCCGGAAACTTTTTTTAAACAACATAGGTTACACGAAACATGCGACGAAAGTCACGTGTTGCTTCAAAAAAGGTggaaattaatacaaaatcaacTTCATTGTTTCCCCTCAAGTTGAGCATTTGCTCCGTATCTTTAGTTATCCTTGAAAGGAGGGACAAGTCGATGGAGATGTCAAGTGCGCCATGTTTATCTATGTTGGAGCGTACACAAATTATCTAGAGAGATAAGGGTATGAAAAAGACCATTGTAATGAGGACGAGGCTAGTAAGAGCTAGAAAATATTAACTACTAGTGTGTCAATGAATAACTTATTTACCTTTTACATAAAATAGTAAAAGCTAAAAAAGATTAACTACTTCTATAGTTCACTGTTCTCAGACCCAATTTAAGAGGGGGCAAGCCGGGCTACTGCCCAGGGCCCATATCAATTTAGGGGCCCCAATTTTATATCATTAGGTATCTAGTAATAATAAATTTTGTTAGCATATGAAGTGAAATAAGTTTCAGCAGACTTGGTAAGATGATTTTCACATTTGATGGGCACCCTAATTCGATTCCTAGGAATAGTAGAGTTTTTTACCACTTaattgattctttttttttttaatatgttcaATTATCctttttttcaaatgttttttttatatttttactttGCATTCTTTTATAATGTATATTAAAGTCCAATAAAcaatcaaaaaaataataaaacataGTAGGCTAGATGGTTTATATGTTCGATTATATTAGAATGTTATGTATTAGTattgatttataattttttttaatagttttatTTAAAATTCATTTGAAGTTATttacatataattatatataataacAATCTTTTATAATATATCACTAAACATTTTATTTATGATCCTTAATTTGTCTATCACCAAGATtctgtgaaaaaaaaattaacttagaTTTCATTATTGTATAAATTTTGGTAATTTGAAAGGGACCTTTTTTATTTTGCCTCGGGCATCAGATATCATAGGACCGCCCTGACCGTTCTAGTGTgtcaataaatattttatttacctCTTACATAAAACAATATTACTAACTTTCATTTGTGTGAGAGCATCTCTAATAGTAAACATATATTATGAATTAAAATTATTATAACCTAATCATCACATTAACTTTAACTTCTACTTAAGTAACCCTCAAATGGTTAAACTTCTCTAATaacattaatttttttaattagtttatCCATACTATCTAAAATCTTCTATACAACCCCTTTTATTTAGTTAGTCATTTTTTAAATACGCATAACGCATTGTATGTTTATTTATGGGAAATCCACTATAAAGTCCTACATTTTACCTCATATTCAATTaagtctttatatatatatatatatatatatatatatatatatatatatatatatatatatatatatatatatcctctctTTTAATAAAACGGTACCAAAACCGCCACGTGGCATTCCCTTAGCGCCTCACCCTTGATTTTTCCTGCTCAAAACTTGTAAGTGAAGTTCCCACTTTACCCTTCCATTCGAAAAAATATCCTATAAATCAGGAAATTTCAAACTTAAATTTCATTCCTTTAATTATAATCCATGAATCTGTAACTATAAGTTGGGGTTCCCTTGGAGCTACTGAGCAAGAAGGGCATAATAAGTTCTTGGTTCAATAATGTATGTTGTACCTTACCATTGTGTTTACGATTTATTGATTGTGATTTGTAAAATTATTGGATTTAGAGTTTTCGAAATATACTTTTCTATTCTAATTTAATTTGATATTCGATTGAATTTGGCTAAGGGTTATTGCATTGTGGTATCGACCTCGAGAGCTTTTACTTGGAGCTATAAATTATAGAACCCCCAATTGATCTACTTCAGGTCTACACGAATAGTAATTTCATTTTCTATTTCCTGTTCATTACGAGCAATTCCAGTTTATCAAAATGGTTTTCGAATTTCATGATATGTAATTTTGTTTCTTGATTCAATTGCTTTGCCTTTTTCTTATTTTAGAGGGATTATTCATATGTGCTTAATTGTTTTTTTAAGTTTCTATATGAATGAGAAGTTGTATGGTTTAATTTTTTGTAATAGAAGATTTAGGCTTTGAAAGATATAGTTGCACTTGATTTTCCTTTTGATATCGAGTGAGTAACTTCTGAAATGAAATTGATTCGTTAAACTTGGAGAAAAATTGATAACTAACTCGACCTGTAAAGTCAAGGGCACATTCAAAATTGTTGTTTTATTTCTGAAATCACTGTCTATTTTTCTCTTCCTTTCTCTTGTGGCATGGATTTGGTTATGATAGTCATCTTACAATTGAATCTAGGGTTCAGTTGGAAATTGCAGGCAATGGTTCACTTAATTATGGATACCGCCAATCAAAATTCTCCCTCTTTAGAGAATAGTGAAACTGAAGCACCAATAGAAGAATTATCAAGAGAGATTTAAGAAGCACTTTATGTTTCACAAAGGTTGACCTCTGTTCTTTATTTTACAGAGACAGGAACATGGGGACGGTACTTGAAATTATGGTAAGTAATGTGATATAAATTggctaaattttttttttcatcaatCTCTTATGTAAtggtgtttttgttttttttttttttttttattttacccGTGAATTTGATTGCTTGTACATTTTAGTCTTTCTTTTATATCTATTTTACAACTACAAAATGCATGTTCATGCTATTATAGAGcgcatatatgatatatgttggACCATGCATGGAAACAGTTTATACAAAGAAGGCCATGAAGATGATAACTGCTTT encodes:
- the LOC111888140 gene encoding serine acetyltransferase 1, chloroplastic, with the translated sequence MTACIHSSRTQVIEFECNQNYAKFCRSDYPDQFSCKPICKINVYTHQDYDDLWPKMKDEARSDIDQEPILSNYYLTSILSHSSMESALANLISMKLSNSSLPSATLYDLFMGVLTEDRELVNAVKDDLRAVKERDPACISYVHCFLNFKGFLACQAHRIAHHLWLQDRKILALLIQGRVSEVLAVDIHPAAKIGRGIMLDHATGVVIGETAVIGNNVSILHNVTLGGTGKSNGDRHPKIGDGVLIGAGSCVLGNIRIGDWAKIGAGSVVLKDVPARTTAVGNPAKLIGGKMNPVKLDKVPSFTMDHKWCDYVI